The DNA region TCCCGGGGACTAGTGTTGATAATGTCCATGAATTCTTATTAGATGAGAGGGGGATGCTAGTAGCTATTGAAATAATTGGAGAAACCCTAGCCAATATAGCCAGTAAGAAGGGGTATTTAGAGGCACAGCTATATATTAGATCCAATATTGATCCTGTTGAGAAAATCCTTGAGGAAGCATATAACAAGGCTAGATCATCTATAGCATTATCAGGCATTAATAATGTAGCCCTGTATAGCCCCGTCCTCTACTATCTAGTAAAATCCCTCGGTATAAATGTCTCAGCAATACTAACACCTGATCCCGAGGTTGAGCCACAGCTACAGGAGCTACAGAAACTCAACACAGCTGGTGCTAAGTGTCTATTAGTATCAAGCGATATAGAGCACATAGATGCTACGAGGCTAGAGGCCTCTATAAAGCCTCTTGGGATCGAGGTTATAGATCTCAGAGTATTCTCATATGAAAACCCATGGAGCCTCCCCTTCTTACCTCTCTTAGCATCTAGCTTAATAAGCAAGTGTATCTTGAACACAAATACGGCTACATATGCTATGCCAGAACATAGCGGGGAAGGGGAAGTAACAATGCTACCCAGTATCATGTTATGGATGGTGGTAGGAATTCTGATAGGGGTA from Sulfolobales archaeon includes:
- a CDS encoding zinc ABC transporter substrate-binding protein, whose amino-acid sequence is MEKNKILRVIPFIIFVAIIIEVFYPLHVYGQQERIQVAVTHPILYSLVKILGGDYVDVINVIPPGVDPHEYEPPVDVIRRVGSSDIIYIDTLHHLPLSDRIYSLYSDKAIVLLNEMFARGWMPDKIPGTSVDNVHEFLLDERGMLVAIEIIGETLANIASKKGYLEAQLYIRSNIDPVEKILEEAYNKARSSIALSGINNVALYSPVLYYLVKSLGINVSAILTPDPEVEPQLQELQKLNTAGAKCLLVSSDIEHIDATRLEASIKPLGIEVIDLRVFSYENPWSLPFLPLLASSLISKCILNTNTATYAMPEHSGEGEVTMLPSIMLWMVVGILIGVFLVLITIYRGGRR